One segment of Gordonia terrae DNA contains the following:
- the nuoF gene encoding NADH-quinone oxidoreductase subunit NuoF, producing the protein MTDPVFVDLSTAPPPEGSAPTHDMPVPPITFDGPAGYPDEVVEHLTAEALPIIGRYPHARSALLPLLHLVQSQDGRLTRAGIEFCAAQLDLTPAQVASVATFYSMYRRTPTGEYLVGVCTNTLCATLGGDEILRSVCDHLGIEPGDTTADRRITVEHVECNAACDFAPVVMVNWEFFDDQTPESTIELIEDLRAGVAVSPVRGTGPVRSFRETERDLAGPASPLVEPAPTPLADPAPSGARRRVEATSQPPSPEPEPPETPVLSRHWDEPESWTLDNHRRHNGYRALSTALTSPPDEIIETIKASGLRGRGGAGFPVGMKWSFIPQTDPSVPHYLVVNADESEPGTCKDMPLMLASPHTLVEGVIIAAYAIRAHHAFIYVRGEVASVLRRLRTAVDEAYAAGYLATDILGSGFDLELVVHAGAGAYICGEETALLDSLEGRRGQPRLRPPFPAVAGLYASPTVVNNVESIASVPAIIRNGVDWFRSMGTEKSPGFTLYSLSGHVTRPGQYEAPLGVSLRELLDRAGGVRAGHELKFWTPGGSSTPLLTPAHLDVPLDYEGVGAAGSMLGTKALQIFDETTCVVGAVLRWTEFYEHESCGKCTPCREGTYWLVQLLHRLEHEGGTAADLDTLADVTNSIVGKSFCALGDGAGSPIVSSLKYFRDEYLAHLDHGCPFDHSRSTVWSGGVR; encoded by the coding sequence ATGACCGATCCCGTGTTCGTGGACCTGAGCACCGCACCCCCACCGGAGGGATCGGCACCCACGCACGACATGCCGGTCCCGCCGATCACCTTCGACGGCCCGGCCGGTTACCCCGATGAGGTCGTCGAACATCTGACCGCCGAGGCGCTTCCGATCATCGGCCGCTATCCCCACGCACGATCGGCGCTGCTACCACTGCTGCACCTGGTGCAATCCCAAGATGGCCGCCTGACCCGCGCCGGCATCGAATTCTGTGCCGCACAACTGGATCTGACGCCTGCCCAGGTGGCCTCGGTCGCCACCTTCTATTCGATGTACCGGCGCACACCCACCGGCGAGTACCTGGTCGGGGTCTGCACGAACACCCTGTGTGCGACCCTCGGCGGCGACGAGATCCTGCGGTCGGTCTGCGACCACCTCGGCATCGAACCCGGAGACACGACGGCCGATCGCCGAATCACCGTCGAACACGTGGAGTGCAATGCGGCCTGCGACTTCGCGCCGGTGGTGATGGTCAACTGGGAGTTCTTCGACGACCAGACCCCGGAGTCGACGATCGAACTCATCGAGGACCTCCGCGCCGGTGTCGCGGTCTCCCCGGTTCGAGGCACCGGTCCCGTGCGGTCGTTCCGCGAGACCGAACGCGACCTCGCCGGCCCGGCCTCCCCGCTGGTTGAGCCGGCACCCACCCCGCTGGCCGACCCGGCACCGAGCGGAGCGAGGCGCCGAGTCGAAGCCACCTCGCAACCACCATCACCCGAACCCGAACCCCCGGAAACCCCGGTCCTGTCCCGCCACTGGGACGAGCCAGAATCCTGGACCCTGGACAACCACCGGCGCCACAACGGGTATCGGGCGTTGTCTACCGCATTGACATCCCCTCCCGACGAGATCATCGAGACGATCAAGGCCTCCGGTCTCCGCGGGCGCGGCGGTGCGGGGTTCCCGGTGGGGATGAAATGGTCGTTCATTCCCCAGACCGACCCGTCCGTCCCGCACTACCTCGTGGTCAACGCGGATGAGTCCGAGCCCGGCACCTGCAAGGACATGCCGTTGATGCTCGCGTCGCCGCACACGCTCGTCGAGGGCGTGATCATCGCGGCGTACGCCATCCGCGCGCACCACGCGTTCATCTACGTTCGCGGCGAAGTCGCCTCGGTTCTCCGTCGACTGCGCACGGCCGTCGACGAGGCCTACGCCGCAGGCTATCTCGCCACCGACATCTTGGGTTCCGGCTTCGATCTCGAACTGGTCGTCCACGCCGGTGCGGGTGCCTACATCTGCGGCGAGGAAACCGCTCTGCTCGATTCGCTGGAGGGCCGACGCGGGCAGCCCCGTCTACGCCCACCCTTCCCCGCGGTCGCCGGGTTGTACGCGAGTCCGACGGTCGTGAACAACGTGGAGTCGATCGCCAGTGTCCCGGCGATCATCCGCAACGGTGTCGACTGGTTCCGGTCCATGGGCACCGAGAAGTCGCCCGGGTTCACCCTGTATTCGCTGTCGGGTCATGTCACGCGTCCCGGGCAGTACGAAGCGCCGCTGGGGGTTTCGTTGCGCGAGTTGCTCGATCGTGCGGGCGGGGTACGCGCCGGACACGAGCTCAAGTTCTGGACTCCGGGCGGCTCGTCGACGCCGCTCCTGACACCGGCGCACCTCGACGTACCGCTCGACTACGAGGGCGTCGGGGCGGCCGGCTCGATGCTCGGCACCAAGGCCCTGCAGATCTTCGACGAGACGACGTGCGTGGTCGGTGCGGTCCTGCGATGGACGGAGTTCTACGAACACGAGTCCTGCGGCAAGTGCACCCCGTGTCGCGAAGGCACGTACTGGCTGGTGCAACTGCTCCACCGGTTGGAACACGAGGGCGGAACCGCCGCCGACCTCGACACCCTCGCCGACGTCACCAACAGCATCGTGGGGAAGTCGTTCTGCGCGCTCGGGGACGGCGCGGGCAGTCCGATCGTGTCGTCGTTGAAGTACTTCCGCGACGAGTACCTGGCCCACCTCGACCACGGATGCCCGTTCGACCACTCACGATCGACCGTCTGGTCGGGAGGCGTCCGATGA
- the nuoD gene encoding NADH dehydrogenase (quinone) subunit D encodes MTDTHTYTVSGQDWDSIVSDVRTRAEQQPGDERIVVNMGPQHPSTHGVLRLILEIEGETVTEARCGIGYLHTGIEKNLEYRNWTQGVTFVTRMDYLSPFFNETAYCLGVEKLLGITDDIPERATVIRVMLMELNRISSHLVALATGGMELGAVTAMFLGFRERESILDLFEHITGLRMNHAYIRPGGVAQDLPADGIERVAEVIGQLPTRLDQLGDLLTDNYIWKARTQGVGYLDLTGCMALGITGPVLRSTGYPHDLRRSEPYCGYEDYEFDVITEDTCDSYGRYLIRVREMRESLRIVEQCLERLRPGPVMVADRKLAWPADLALGPDGLGNSPEHIARIMGTSMEALIHHFKLVTEGMRVPAGQCYVAVESPRGELGVHMVSDGGTRPYRVHFRDPSFTNLQAVAAMCEGGMVADVITAVASIDPVMGGVDR; translated from the coding sequence ATGACCGACACCCACACCTACACCGTGTCCGGACAGGACTGGGACTCGATCGTGTCCGACGTCCGCACCCGCGCCGAACAGCAACCCGGAGACGAACGCATCGTCGTCAACATGGGTCCGCAACACCCGTCGACGCACGGCGTCCTGCGCCTGATCCTCGAGATCGAAGGCGAGACCGTCACCGAGGCCCGGTGCGGAATCGGCTATCTGCACACCGGGATCGAGAAGAACCTGGAGTACCGCAACTGGACCCAGGGCGTCACGTTCGTCACGCGGATGGACTACCTGTCGCCGTTCTTCAACGAGACCGCCTATTGCCTCGGAGTGGAGAAGCTCCTCGGCATCACCGACGACATCCCGGAGCGCGCCACCGTCATCCGCGTGATGCTGATGGAGCTCAACCGCATCTCCAGTCATCTCGTCGCCTTGGCCACCGGCGGAATGGAACTGGGCGCCGTCACGGCGATGTTCCTCGGATTCCGCGAGCGGGAGTCCATCCTCGACCTGTTCGAGCACATCACGGGCCTCCGGATGAACCACGCCTACATCCGTCCCGGAGGGGTCGCACAGGACCTACCGGCGGACGGCATCGAGCGGGTCGCCGAGGTGATCGGCCAACTCCCCACTCGTCTCGACCAACTCGGAGACCTGCTCACCGACAACTACATCTGGAAGGCGAGGACGCAGGGCGTCGGTTATCTCGACCTCACCGGCTGCATGGCGCTCGGCATCACCGGCCCGGTACTACGGTCGACCGGCTACCCGCACGATCTGCGCAGGTCCGAACCGTACTGCGGTTACGAGGACTACGAGTTCGACGTGATCACCGAGGACACCTGCGACTCCTACGGCCGCTACCTGATCCGCGTCCGCGAGATGCGCGAGTCCCTCCGCATCGTCGAACAGTGTCTGGAGCGTCTCCGCCCGGGGCCGGTGATGGTCGCCGACCGCAAACTCGCCTGGCCCGCCGACCTCGCTCTCGGACCGGACGGACTGGGCAACTCGCCCGAGCACATCGCCCGGATCATGGGCACCTCGATGGAAGCCCTCATCCACCATTTCAAACTGGTCACCGAGGGCATGCGGGTACCGGCCGGGCAGTGCTACGTGGCCGTCGAATCACCGCGCGGAGAACTCGGCGTCCACATGGTCAGCGACGGTGGCACGCGCCCGTATCGTGTCCACTTCCGCGACCCGTCGTTCACGAATCTGCAAGCGGTCGCCGCGATGTGCGAAGGCGGAATGGTGGCCGACGTCATCACCGCGGTGGCCAGCATCGACCCCGTGATGGGAGGCGTGGACCGATGA
- a CDS encoding NADH-quinone oxidoreductase subunit C, translating into MTTPAGHQDPENPAPPPRDAEQIGVRHGLFGPPGTGDTSGYGGLIRPVTLPPSSSRPYGGYFDEIADHLLGELGERHDEAIEKVVIFRDEMTIHVARQHLPTVALALRNAPALRFELCLGVNGVHYPGDADRELHAVYPLASLTHGRRVRLEVAAPDTDPHIPSICDIYPTNDWHERETYDFFGIVFDGHRSLTRIEMPDDWEGHPQRKDYPLGGVPVEYKGTRVDPPDRRRSYN; encoded by the coding sequence ATGACGACGCCCGCAGGCCACCAAGACCCCGAGAACCCGGCGCCCCCACCGCGCGACGCAGAACAGATCGGCGTCCGCCACGGCCTGTTCGGCCCGCCCGGAACCGGCGACACGTCCGGATACGGCGGGTTGATCCGCCCGGTCACACTCCCGCCCAGCTCGTCCCGCCCGTACGGCGGCTACTTCGACGAGATCGCCGATCACCTGCTCGGCGAATTGGGCGAGCGCCACGACGAGGCCATCGAAAAGGTCGTGATCTTCCGCGACGAGATGACCATCCACGTTGCACGCCAACACCTCCCGACCGTCGCTCTTGCACTCCGTAATGCGCCGGCGCTACGTTTCGAGCTCTGCCTCGGGGTCAACGGTGTCCACTACCCCGGCGACGCGGACCGTGAACTCCACGCCGTCTATCCCTTGGCGTCGCTGACGCACGGTCGACGGGTCCGGCTCGAGGTCGCCGCCCCGGACACCGATCCGCACATCCCGAGCATCTGCGACATCTATCCGACCAACGACTGGCACGAACGCGAGACCTACGACTTCTTCGGCATCGTCTTCGACGGCCACCGATCGCTGACCCGGATCGAGATGCCCGACGACTGGGAGGGCCATCCTCAGCGCAAGGACTACCCACTCGGTGGAGTCCCCGTGGAATACAAGGGAACCCGTGTCGACCCGCCCGACCGGAGGAGGTCGTACAACTGA
- a CDS encoding NuoB/complex I 20 kDa subunit family protein encodes MGLEERLPSGFLLSTVEDLAGFMRKGSLWPATFGLACCAIEMMATTSGRYDLARFGMEAFRASPRQADLMIVAGRVSQKMAPVLRQIYDQMPEPKWVLAMGVCASSGGMFNNYAIVQGVDHVVPVDIYLPGCPPRPEMLLHAILKLHEKIQEMPLGVNREEAIWAAERAALQATPTIELKGLLR; translated from the coding sequence ATGGGACTCGAGGAACGGCTCCCCAGCGGATTCCTGCTGAGTACTGTCGAGGATCTGGCGGGGTTCATGCGCAAGGGTTCGTTGTGGCCGGCGACCTTCGGCCTCGCCTGCTGCGCCATCGAGATGATGGCCACCACGTCGGGACGCTACGATCTCGCCCGCTTCGGCATGGAGGCGTTCCGGGCATCACCCCGGCAGGCCGACCTCATGATCGTCGCCGGTCGCGTCAGCCAGAAGATGGCCCCCGTCCTGCGTCAGATCTACGACCAGATGCCGGAACCTAAATGGGTTCTCGCCATGGGGGTCTGCGCGTCATCGGGCGGGATGTTCAACAATTACGCGATCGTCCAGGGCGTCGACCACGTGGTCCCCGTCGACATCTATCTGCCCGGCTGCCCGCCACGTCCGGAGATGCTCCTGCACGCGATCCTCAAACTGCACGAGAAGATCCAGGAGATGCCGCTCGGAGTCAACCGCGAGGAGGCCATCTGGGCGGCCGAACGCGCAGCGCTCCAGGCCACCCCGACGATCGAGCTGAAGGGGCTGCTCCGATGA
- a CDS encoding NADH-quinone oxidoreductase subunit A, which translates to MNAYVPIMVLGAIGVAFAVFSVFIGIAIGPKRYNRAKLEPYECGIEPVEQSLLYPTRRTAGGTVATGSIQRVPVKYYLTAMLFIIFDIEIVFLYPWAVAFDSLGWFGLMAMLLFIVNVSVAYAYEWRRGGLSWD; encoded by the coding sequence TTGAACGCCTACGTCCCGATCATGGTCCTCGGGGCAATCGGCGTGGCGTTTGCCGTTTTCAGCGTCTTCATCGGCATCGCGATCGGCCCGAAACGGTACAACCGCGCCAAACTCGAGCCCTACGAGTGCGGCATCGAGCCGGTCGAACAGAGCCTGCTCTACCCGACGCGTCGCACCGCGGGCGGCACGGTGGCAACCGGCTCCATCCAGCGCGTGCCGGTCAAGTACTACCTCACCGCGATGCTCTTCATCATCTTCGACATCGAGATCGTGTTCCTCTACCCATGGGCTGTCGCATTCGACTCACTCGGGTGGTTCGGTCTCATGGCCATGCTCCTGTTCATCGTCAACGTGTCCGTCGCCTACGCCTACGAATGGCGTCGCGGCGGACTGAGTTGGGACTGA
- a CDS encoding D-alanine--D-alanine ligase family protein: MSSRLLRLVVLFGGVSAEHDVSRVTAAHVLAAADRNKYDLVPIGIAKDGTWLRNDKAIAAIADGTPLPDTLEVAGTVVDPLTELRGHADEAITVVLPLLHGPHGEDGTIQGMLELFKLPYVGAGVLSSAVCMDKAMAKIVAEQAGIPQCRWVEFRDGVDDPETITGRAIDALGLPVFVKPANLGSSVGITKAHDEAELDAAVNLALRYDNVVIIEEAVTGREIEVAVLGDTAPETSVPGEIKPGSEFYDYEDKYVTGAAQLVIPAPVSDAAAAEVRELAAKTFTAMRCSGMARVDFFYEESGRGWLLNEVNTIPGFTPGSMYPKLWEATGVPYPDLIDSLVTFALEVHRRRVGFSTEH; encoded by the coding sequence ATGTCTTCTCGGCTGTTGCGTCTGGTGGTCCTCTTTGGTGGAGTCTCCGCCGAGCACGATGTGTCGCGGGTCACAGCGGCGCATGTCCTGGCCGCGGCCGATCGGAACAAGTACGACCTGGTCCCCATCGGCATCGCCAAGGACGGGACCTGGCTACGCAACGACAAGGCGATCGCGGCCATCGCCGACGGGACGCCACTCCCCGACACGCTCGAGGTCGCCGGGACCGTCGTCGACCCGCTCACCGAACTGCGCGGTCACGCGGACGAGGCCATCACGGTCGTCCTTCCGCTTCTGCACGGACCGCACGGCGAGGACGGCACCATCCAGGGGATGCTCGAGCTGTTCAAGCTGCCGTACGTGGGCGCGGGAGTGCTGTCGTCGGCGGTCTGCATGGACAAGGCGATGGCGAAGATCGTCGCCGAGCAGGCGGGCATCCCGCAGTGCCGCTGGGTCGAGTTCCGCGACGGCGTCGACGACCCGGAGACGATCACCGGCCGGGCGATCGACGCCCTGGGGCTTCCGGTCTTCGTCAAACCCGCGAACCTCGGCTCGTCGGTCGGCATCACCAAGGCCCACGACGAGGCCGAACTCGACGCGGCGGTGAATCTCGCGCTCCGCTACGACAACGTGGTCATCATCGAAGAGGCCGTGACCGGGCGCGAGATCGAGGTCGCCGTTCTCGGCGACACCGCGCCCGAGACCTCGGTGCCGGGGGAGATCAAGCCGGGGAGCGAGTTCTACGACTACGAGGACAAGTACGTCACCGGCGCCGCCCAGCTGGTCATCCCCGCCCCGGTGTCCGACGCGGCGGCCGCCGAGGTTCGCGAACTCGCGGCGAAGACGTTCACCGCGATGCGATGCTCCGGCATGGCCCGCGTCGACTTCTTCTACGAGGAGTCCGGCCGCGGCTGGCTGCTCAACGAGGTCAACACCATCCCGGGATTCACCCCCGGGTCGATGTATCCCAAACTGTGGGAAGCGACCGGCGTTCCCTACCCCGATCTGATCGATTCGCTGGTCACCTTCGCACTCGAGGTGCACCGACGCCGCGTGGGGTTCTCCACCGAGCACTGA
- a CDS encoding UDP-N-acetylmuramoyl-tripeptide--D-alanyl-D-alanine ligase, translating into MHFRASEVAEAVGGELLGPDVQIDGASIDSRSVRPGQLFVPIVAERDGHDFIPAALDGGATAYLTSRTDPVGGTAIRVPDTALALADLGRAVRARIPDRVVGITGSVGKTSTKDLLAGVLSTTYRTAASERSFNNELGLPITLAAAADDVEAVVLEMGARGIGHIDLLCSIGSPTVGVITRVEGVHLELFGDIESVARAKGELVESLPADGIAVLNADHRYVAAMADRTSARVLRYGLSPDSDVYASDIVMDDELRASFRLHTPWGSTDVRLGARGEHQVPNALAAAAAGGGLGVPVDDIATGLLGAQLSGLRMELATSSKGVVVLNDAYNANPTSMSAALRSLAALAATRRVAVLGTMAELGADSAAQHQAIALEARDLGIEVIAVAETGYGDTARHVSDVDGVTAELGALDEGTAVLVKGSRVAALERVAQALLD; encoded by the coding sequence GTGCATTTCAGAGCGAGTGAGGTCGCGGAGGCCGTGGGCGGGGAGCTTCTCGGCCCCGACGTGCAGATCGACGGGGCGAGCATCGACTCGCGGAGCGTCCGGCCGGGGCAGCTGTTCGTACCGATCGTCGCCGAGCGCGACGGCCACGACTTCATCCCGGCGGCCCTCGACGGAGGTGCCACCGCCTACCTCACGTCGCGAACCGATCCGGTCGGTGGGACCGCGATCCGTGTCCCCGACACCGCGCTCGCGCTGGCCGACCTCGGGCGCGCCGTCCGTGCCCGGATCCCCGACCGAGTGGTGGGCATCACCGGGTCTGTCGGCAAGACCTCGACCAAGGACCTGCTCGCCGGGGTGCTGAGCACCACCTACCGGACCGCGGCCAGCGAGAGGTCGTTCAACAACGAGCTCGGACTCCCGATCACCCTCGCGGCGGCCGCCGACGACGTGGAGGCGGTGGTCCTCGAGATGGGTGCGCGCGGGATCGGACACATCGACCTGCTGTGCTCCATCGGCAGTCCGACGGTCGGCGTCATCACGCGCGTCGAAGGTGTGCACCTGGAGCTGTTCGGCGACATCGAGTCCGTCGCGCGCGCGAAAGGTGAACTGGTGGAATCGCTCCCGGCCGACGGGATCGCGGTGCTCAACGCCGACCACCGGTATGTCGCCGCGATGGCGGATCGCACCTCGGCGCGCGTCCTGCGATATGGACTCTCGCCGGATTCCGATGTGTACGCATCCGACATCGTGATGGACGACGAGTTGCGCGCGTCGTTCCGACTGCACACCCCGTGGGGTTCGACCGACGTGCGGTTGGGTGCCCGCGGCGAGCATCAGGTCCCCAACGCGCTGGCCGCCGCGGCTGCGGGTGGGGGTCTCGGGGTCCCCGTCGACGACATCGCGACCGGCCTGCTCGGAGCGCAATTGTCCGGCCTGCGAATGGAACTCGCGACATCATCGAAGGGCGTCGTCGTGCTGAACGACGCCTACAACGCGAATCCGACGTCGATGTCGGCCGCGCTGCGGTCGCTGGCCGCCCTGGCCGCGACCCGACGCGTGGCGGTACTCGGCACCATGGCCGAACTCGGCGCCGATTCGGCGGCCCAACATCAGGCGATCGCGCTCGAGGCCCGAGACCTCGGGATCGAGGTCATCGCCGTCGCCGAGACCGGCTACGGCGACACCGCCCGGCACGTGTCCGACGTCGACGGCGTGACGGCCGAACTCGGCGCCCTCGACGAGGGGACCGCGGTCCTGGTCAAGGGCAGCCGGGTCGCCGCACTCGAGCGGGTGGCGCAGGCGCTGCTGGACTAG
- a CDS encoding glutamate decarboxylase — MTTDPGVHNQSGGARATTNIGDAMTLRTVFTRDGEATDLPKFALGDSMLLPETAYQIVHDEAMLDGNARLNLATFVSTWMDDEAQKLYAETVDKNMIDKDEYPQTAAIEDRCWRILADLWHNPDVDNAIGTSTIGSSEACMLGGLALKRHWQTRRRAEGKSTENPNIVLSTAVQVCWEKFCNYFEVEPKWVPISPDHLVLDGHELEKYVDENTIGVVAIMGQTYTGMYEPVTAIAAKLDEIQADTGLDVKIHIDGASGAMIAPFCQPDLEWDFRVDRVVSINTSGHKYGLVYPGVGWIVWRNTDALPESMVFHCSYLGGDMPTLALNFSRPGAQVLLQYYMFLRLGRDGFTQVQQGSLDVAQWLSGQISQIDGLELVSKGDTIPVFAWKLKAGHSENWNLYDLSDRLRMKGWLVPAYPMADDLADLTVQRIVVRAGLSHDLARALIADIRAEVDFLNRLESPMPREGDGSHFHH; from the coding sequence ATGACCACCGACCCGGGCGTTCACAACCAGTCCGGTGGCGCCCGCGCCACCACCAACATCGGCGATGCGATGACCCTGCGCACCGTCTTCACCCGCGATGGAGAGGCCACCGACCTCCCCAAGTTCGCGCTGGGTGACTCGATGTTGTTGCCCGAGACGGCATATCAGATCGTCCACGACGAGGCGATGCTCGACGGCAATGCTCGCCTCAACCTCGCGACCTTCGTATCCACGTGGATGGACGACGAGGCGCAGAAGCTGTACGCGGAGACCGTCGACAAGAACATGATCGACAAGGACGAGTATCCGCAGACGGCGGCCATCGAGGACCGGTGCTGGCGCATCCTCGCCGACCTGTGGCACAACCCGGACGTCGACAACGCGATCGGCACCTCCACGATCGGTTCGTCGGAGGCGTGCATGCTCGGTGGACTCGCCCTCAAGCGGCACTGGCAGACCCGACGCCGCGCCGAGGGCAAGTCGACCGAGAACCCCAACATCGTTCTCTCGACCGCGGTCCAGGTGTGCTGGGAGAAATTCTGCAACTACTTCGAGGTCGAGCCGAAATGGGTGCCCATCAGCCCCGACCACCTCGTGCTCGACGGCCACGAACTCGAGAAGTACGTGGACGAGAACACCATCGGCGTCGTCGCCATCATGGGTCAGACCTACACGGGCATGTACGAGCCGGTGACCGCGATCGCGGCGAAGCTGGACGAGATCCAGGCCGACACCGGCCTCGACGTCAAGATCCACATCGACGGAGCGTCGGGTGCCATGATCGCCCCCTTCTGCCAGCCGGATCTCGAGTGGGATTTCCGCGTCGATCGGGTGGTCTCGATCAACACCTCCGGCCACAAGTACGGGCTGGTCTATCCCGGTGTCGGATGGATCGTGTGGCGCAACACCGACGCGTTGCCGGAGAGCATGGTGTTCCACTGCTCCTACCTCGGCGGCGACATGCCTACGCTCGCGCTCAACTTCTCGCGCCCCGGCGCCCAGGTCCTGTTGCAGTACTACATGTTCCTGCGACTCGGCCGCGACGGCTTCACCCAGGTCCAACAGGGGTCTCTCGATGTGGCGCAATGGCTTTCCGGCCAGATTTCCCAGATCGACGGTCTCGAGCTGGTCAGCAAGGGCGACACCATTCCGGTCTTCGCCTGGAAACTGAAGGCCGGGCACAGCGAGAACTGGAACCTCTACGACCTGTCCGACCGGCTACGCATGAAGGGCTGGCTGGTACCCGCCTACCCGATGGCCGACGACCTCGCCGACCTGACCGTCCAGCGAATCGTCGTGCGCGCCGGGCTGAGTCACGACCTCGCCCGGGCCCTCATCGCCGACATCCGGGCCGAGGTCGACTTCCTCAATCGTCTCGAGAGCCCGATGCCTCGCGAGGGGGACGGGTCACACTTCCACCACTGA
- a CDS encoding MerR family transcriptional regulator: MSEEKRTESDNVRDLTVGVVAGLVGVSVRTLHHYDQIGLVVPSGRTPAGYRVYDDTDVERLHQVLTYRELGFSLEQIAALLDDPDADPLSHLQTQREILTGRIDRLLRMVAALEEMMNAKKKGITLSAADQAEIFGDDWPGEEYAVEAEERWGDTEAWTQSQQRTAQYSKEDWQRIKDETDDLERRLADAMRRDVTPGSAEANALAEEHRAQIGRFYDCDHAMQICLADMYVADPRFTEHYDEHAPGLAVYLREVIRANAAQQ, translated from the coding sequence GTGAGCGAGGAAAAGCGCACCGAGAGCGACAACGTCCGCGATCTGACCGTGGGTGTCGTCGCCGGGCTGGTGGGGGTCAGCGTCCGCACCCTGCATCATTACGACCAGATCGGTCTGGTGGTGCCGTCCGGCCGGACGCCGGCCGGGTACCGCGTGTACGACGACACCGACGTCGAACGACTCCACCAGGTACTCACCTACCGTGAGCTGGGCTTTTCCCTCGAGCAGATAGCGGCCCTGCTCGACGACCCCGATGCGGACCCGCTGAGTCATCTCCAGACCCAGCGCGAGATCCTCACCGGCCGGATCGATCGCCTGCTCCGGATGGTCGCAGCACTGGAGGAGATGATGAACGCCAAGAAGAAGGGCATCACCCTGTCGGCGGCCGACCAGGCCGAGATCTTCGGAGACGACTGGCCCGGCGAGGAGTACGCCGTCGAAGCCGAGGAGCGCTGGGGCGACACCGAGGCATGGACACAGAGCCAGCAGCGGACCGCGCAGTATTCCAAAGAGGATTGGCAACGGATCAAGGACGAGACCGACGATCTCGAGCGCCGTCTGGCCGACGCGATGCGTCGCGACGTGACACCCGGTTCGGCGGAGGCCAACGCGCTCGCCGAGGAGCACCGGGCTCAGATCGGTCGCTTCTACGACTGCGACCACGCCATGCAGATCTGCCTCGCCGACATGTACGTCGCGGACCCGCGGTTCACCGAGCACTATGACGAACACGCGCCCGGGCTCGCCGTCTACCTGCGAGAGGTGATCCGAGCCAACGCGGCGCAACAGTGA